The following coding sequences are from one Lolium rigidum isolate FL_2022 chromosome 6, APGP_CSIRO_Lrig_0.1, whole genome shotgun sequence window:
- the LOC124665756 gene encoding signal recognition particle subunit SRP68-like isoform X2, with protein MSKLANQQPPPPPPSDMDVDSADAAEEKNLVRFSINVLELTREAQMQHGLRHGDYTRYRRYCTARLRRLYKSLKFLHGRGKYTKRNITESTVKDVRFLHVVFYMAERAWSHAMEKKTAGPNAKQRIYMLGRFRKAVKWATLFSQLCSIKGDSRTSLEAEAYASYMKGTLLFEQEKNIEAAMMNFKNTRTVYEELGKYGSIENQLLCRQRIEEVEPMIGFCSRKLGGSALQAHDLLDMEKEGPAYDLFKAKIEAVLSETRSQQAASMTEFNWLGRRFPITSAKTRVAILKAQQLERDLNGAATESISADKKLAIFDKLFSAYHDARGCIRNDLASAGNAENIRDDLNGLDKAVSAVLGLRTIERNQLLVSIAKSKFAKHRDEKNEKITKPEELVRLYDLLIQNTTDLTDLVSSGRDKNEEETSFVNEYELKGLAFRAERCFYLAKSYSSAGKRTEAYALFCYARSLVDSALHQLANSPDKALIQDLKALSDNCRSNSCIEHATGIMEDENAPERLSKGVSTISLGDNKKKDNKYLIDMLGSYESALGEQQTKVPTRITQFPPPFQSVPCNPIVVDMVYDIIEFPNLENRMKKEKKSILKRFWG; from the exons ATGTCGAAGCTCGCCaaccagcagccgccgccgcccccgccgtcggATATGGATGTGGACTCCGCGGACGCGGCCGAGGAGAAGAACCTCGTCAGGTTCTCCATCAACG TGCTAGAACTCACGAGGGAGGCACAGATGCAGCACGGCCTCCGCCACGGCGACTACACGCGGTACAG GAGATACTGTACAGCGCGTCTCAGAAGGCTATACAAGTCGCTCAAGTTTTTGCATGGCCGTGGAAAATATACCAAGAGGAATATAACAGAGTCAACAGTGAAGGATGTGAG GTTTCTGCACGTGGTATTTTATATGGCCGAGAGAGCATGGAGTCATGCAATGGAAAAGAAAACTGCTGGTCCAAATGCAAAGCAGCGCATCTACATGTTGGGTCGATTTAGGAAAGCAGTCAAATGGGCGACACTTTTTTCACAGTTATGTTCTATAAAAGGAGATTCCAGGACATCTTTGGAGGCTGAG GCATATGCTTCATACATGAAAGGAACTTTGCTTTTCGAACAAGAGAAGAACATAGAGGCAGCAATGATGAATTTCAAGAATACCAG GACTGTGTATGAGGAGCTTGGGAAGTATGGCAGTATAGAAAATCAACTTCTATGTCGTCAGCGCATTGAGGAAGTGGAGCCTATGATTGGATTCTGTTCACGCAAACTTGGTGGATCTGCTTTACAAGCACATGATCTTCTGGATATGGAAAAGGAGGGGCCTGCTTATGATCTCTTCAAAGCCAAGATTGAG GCTGTATTATCTGAGACAAGATCACAGCAGGCGGCTTCTATGACCGAGTTCAACTGGCTTGGACGCAGATTTCCAATTACCAGTGCAAAGACCCGTGTTGCCATTTTAAAAG CTCAGCAGCTGGAGAGAGATTTAAATGGTGCAGCAACAGAATCGATCTCCGCAGACAAAAAacttgctatatttgataaattatTTTCTGCATACCATGACGCTCGGGGCTGCATCCGCAATGACTTG gcttctgctggcaatgctGAGAATATAAGAGACGACTTGAATGGTCTTGACAAGGCTGTCAGTGCAGTTTTGGGACTGAGGACCATAGAACGTAACCAGTTACTTGTTAGTATTGCTAAAAGTAAATTTGCAAAGCATCGAGATGAGAAGAATGAGAAAATTACAAAGCCAGAAGAACTTGTTCGACTATATGATTTGCTAATTCAG AATACCACAGACTTAACTGATTTAGTTAGCTCAGGAAGGGATAAAAACGAAGAAGAAACCAGTTTTGTTAATGAGTATGAGCTAAAAGGTTTGGCTTTCCGAGCTGAGAG ATGTTTCTATTTGGCAAAGTCATATAGTTCTGCTGGTAAAAGGACAGAAGCATATGCATTATTCTGTTATGCCCGTTCTCTTGTTGATTCTGCACTGCATCAACTGGCTAACAGTCCTGACAAG GCCTTAATTCAAGATCTCAAAGCTCTCTCGGACAATTGTAGATCTAATAGTTGCATAGAACATGCAACAGGTATCATGGAGGATGAGAATGCTCCTGAAAGACTTTCTAAAGGAGTCTCAACTATATCACTTGGTGACAATAAAAAGAAG GATAATAAATACCTTATTGATATGCTAGGAAGCTATGAATCAGCACTTGGTGAGCAACAGACCAAAGTGCCaactcgcatcacacaattcccaCCCCCGTTCCAATCAGTTCCCTGCAACCCAATTGTTGTTGATATGGTATATGATATAATCGAGTTCCCCAACCTTGAGAACAGGatgaagaaggaaaagaagagtATCCTCAAAAGATTCTGGGGGTGA
- the LOC124665756 gene encoding signal recognition particle subunit SRP68-like isoform X1, with protein MSKLANQQPPPPPPSDMDVDSADAAEEKNLVRFSINVLELTREAQMQHGLRHGDYTRYRRYCTARLRRLYKSLKFLHGRGKYTKRNITESTVKDVRFLHVVFYMAERAWSHAMEKKTAGPNAKQRIYMLGRFRKAVKWATLFSQLCSIKGDSRTSLEAEAYASYMKGTLLFEQEKNIEAAMMNFKNTRTVYEELGKYGSIENQLLCRQRIEEVEPMIGFCSRKLGGSALQAHDLLDMEKEGPAYDLFKAKIEAVLSETRSQQAASMTEFNWLGRRFPITSAKTRVAILKAQQLERDLNGAATESISADKKLAIFDKLFSAYHDARGCIRNDLASAGNAENIRDDLNGLDKAVSAVLGLRTIERNQLLVSIAKSKFAKHRDEKNEKITKPEELVRLYDLLIQNTTDLTDLVSSGRDKNEEETSFVNEYELKGLAFRAERCFYLAKSYSSAGKRTEAYALFCYARSLVDSALHQLANSPDKALIQDLKALSDNCRSNSCIEHATGIMEDENAPERLSKGVSTISLGDNKKKEDNKYLIDMLGSYESALGEQQTKVPTRITQFPPPFQSVPCNPIVVDMVYDIIEFPNLENRMKKEKKSILKRFWG; from the exons ATGTCGAAGCTCGCCaaccagcagccgccgccgcccccgccgtcggATATGGATGTGGACTCCGCGGACGCGGCCGAGGAGAAGAACCTCGTCAGGTTCTCCATCAACG TGCTAGAACTCACGAGGGAGGCACAGATGCAGCACGGCCTCCGCCACGGCGACTACACGCGGTACAG GAGATACTGTACAGCGCGTCTCAGAAGGCTATACAAGTCGCTCAAGTTTTTGCATGGCCGTGGAAAATATACCAAGAGGAATATAACAGAGTCAACAGTGAAGGATGTGAG GTTTCTGCACGTGGTATTTTATATGGCCGAGAGAGCATGGAGTCATGCAATGGAAAAGAAAACTGCTGGTCCAAATGCAAAGCAGCGCATCTACATGTTGGGTCGATTTAGGAAAGCAGTCAAATGGGCGACACTTTTTTCACAGTTATGTTCTATAAAAGGAGATTCCAGGACATCTTTGGAGGCTGAG GCATATGCTTCATACATGAAAGGAACTTTGCTTTTCGAACAAGAGAAGAACATAGAGGCAGCAATGATGAATTTCAAGAATACCAG GACTGTGTATGAGGAGCTTGGGAAGTATGGCAGTATAGAAAATCAACTTCTATGTCGTCAGCGCATTGAGGAAGTGGAGCCTATGATTGGATTCTGTTCACGCAAACTTGGTGGATCTGCTTTACAAGCACATGATCTTCTGGATATGGAAAAGGAGGGGCCTGCTTATGATCTCTTCAAAGCCAAGATTGAG GCTGTATTATCTGAGACAAGATCACAGCAGGCGGCTTCTATGACCGAGTTCAACTGGCTTGGACGCAGATTTCCAATTACCAGTGCAAAGACCCGTGTTGCCATTTTAAAAG CTCAGCAGCTGGAGAGAGATTTAAATGGTGCAGCAACAGAATCGATCTCCGCAGACAAAAAacttgctatatttgataaattatTTTCTGCATACCATGACGCTCGGGGCTGCATCCGCAATGACTTG gcttctgctggcaatgctGAGAATATAAGAGACGACTTGAATGGTCTTGACAAGGCTGTCAGTGCAGTTTTGGGACTGAGGACCATAGAACGTAACCAGTTACTTGTTAGTATTGCTAAAAGTAAATTTGCAAAGCATCGAGATGAGAAGAATGAGAAAATTACAAAGCCAGAAGAACTTGTTCGACTATATGATTTGCTAATTCAG AATACCACAGACTTAACTGATTTAGTTAGCTCAGGAAGGGATAAAAACGAAGAAGAAACCAGTTTTGTTAATGAGTATGAGCTAAAAGGTTTGGCTTTCCGAGCTGAGAG ATGTTTCTATTTGGCAAAGTCATATAGTTCTGCTGGTAAAAGGACAGAAGCATATGCATTATTCTGTTATGCCCGTTCTCTTGTTGATTCTGCACTGCATCAACTGGCTAACAGTCCTGACAAG GCCTTAATTCAAGATCTCAAAGCTCTCTCGGACAATTGTAGATCTAATAGTTGCATAGAACATGCAACAGGTATCATGGAGGATGAGAATGCTCCTGAAAGACTTTCTAAAGGAGTCTCAACTATATCACTTGGTGACAATAAAAAGAAG GAGGATAATAAATACCTTATTGATATGCTAGGAAGCTATGAATCAGCACTTGGTGAGCAACAGACCAAAGTGCCaactcgcatcacacaattcccaCCCCCGTTCCAATCAGTTCCCTGCAACCCAATTGTTGTTGATATGGTATATGATATAATCGAGTTCCCCAACCTTGAGAACAGGatgaagaaggaaaagaagagtATCCTCAAAAGATTCTGGGGGTGA